A segment of the Mogibacterium diversum genome:
AACAGAGTGCGCACCCATGCACACTCTGTATCCGAACGATATTAACTTCGATCAATAACTACTTGCTTGTTCCGAAATCTACCTTCACATTTTCACGTTCAGCTTCTGACGAAACTTCGAACATTGGCTTCGCTTCATATCCGAACATCCTTGCGATGATTGCTGAAGGAAATACTCTGCATTTTACGTTGAACTTCTTTACAACAGCATTGTAGTACTTGCGAGAATTAGCGATATCATTCTCAACTGCTTTTAGCTGCTCCATTAGCTCGATAAAGTTCGCATTTGCCTTTAGATCTGGATACGACTCTGCAACAGCAAACAAGCTTCTTAAAGTACCAGATAGGATATTCTCATTCTCAAGCTTTTCAGCAGTTGTAGAGGAATTTCCAACGGCAGATCTAGCTGCTGTTACAGCCTTGAGTGTCTCCGATTCATGAGCTGCATAACCCTTTACAGTCTCAACCAGATTAGGAATTAGGTCAAATCTCTTCTTGAGATACACATCCATAGTCGAGAAAGCTTCATCACAGTTTACAGCTAGCTTTACAAAGCCATTATATGTAGCAATAACCCATAGTAGCAGAAGTACGACCACCGCTAAAACTATCCAAATTACCATTTTTACACCTCTTCTTTATTAAAAAGTAATAACTATTAATATCTATTGATTCGTTATATTAGCACATCAGTACACTTACTTCAACATATGAAACGTACTTAATTTATCTTGTGATACAGCCTCTACCAAGAGCCGCCTCCGCCACCACCGGAGCCTCCGCCAGAGAAACCACCACCACCAAATCCGCCGATTCCACCACCACTATCAGCATGTGCGGCAGCAATTCCAGAATACGTGCTATGCTGAATGCTGTTCATTATCATGTTCATCCTCATGTAATCGAACGTAGTTGCGTTATATGAGCTAAATCCAGCGTGTTCAGGGATCTTGATGGTATTGAATTTATTTATCCATTTATCCGTTAGTCCTAGAACATATGCATAAGGCAGAATATT
Coding sequences within it:
- a CDS encoding LemA family protein, which encodes MVIWIVLAVVVLLLLWVIATYNGFVKLAVNCDEAFSTMDVYLKKRFDLIPNLVETVKGYAAHESETLKAVTAARSAVGNSSTTAEKLENENILSGTLRSLFAVAESYPDLKANANFIELMEQLKAVENDIANSRKYYNAVVKKFNVKCRVFPSAIIARMFGYEAKPMFEVSSEAERENVKVDFGTSK